The genomic window AGCAGACAAAATGATTTGCGATCTCTCTGGTGGTTGGTTACGTAAACTGGCATTAGCGAAAGCATTAGTCAGCGAGCCTGATGTGTTATTACTTGATGAGCCTACTAACCATTTAGATATTAGTAGTGTGTTGTGGTTAGAGCAATTTCTAAAAGACTTTAAAGGCACTATCATATTTATTAGTCATGATAGAGCATTTATTCGTGGTTTAGCGACCCGTATTTTAGACTTAGACCGTGGTCAGCTTGTTAGCTATCCTGGTAACTATGATCTTTATATCGAACAAAAAGCTCACGACTTAGAAGTTGAGTCCACACAAAATGCTCTTTTTGATAAGCGTCTAGCTGAAGAAGAAGTATGGATAAGACAAGGGGTTAAGGCTCGCAGAACGCGTAACGAAGGCAGAGTTCGTTCACTTGAAAAGTTACGAGTCGAACGCCAAGAACGACGTGAAGTTAAGAAGCAGGGCGATATTAATATATCAACCGGTGATCGCTCAGGTAAGTTAGTCTTTGAGTGTGAAAACTTGCATATGGCGTTTGGTGATAAAACCATTTTCAATGGTTTAGATCTACTTATAACGCGTGGTGACCGTTTAGCGCTTATTGGTGCCAACGGTACGGGTAAGTCAACGTTAATCAAATTAATCATGGAACAACAACAACCCAGCTCAGGAAAGATGCGTGTTGGTGTTAATTTAGATGTGGCTTATTTTGATCAACATCGCGATGCTTTAGACTTGAGTATGACCGTTCAGGACACCGTTGCCGAAGGTAAGCAAGAAGTCACTGTTAATGGGGTAACACGCCATGTATTGGGATATTTGCAAGATTTCTTATTCAGTCCTAAACGTGCTAGAACTCCTGTACGTGCGCTTTCAGGTGGTGAAAAAAATCGCTTGTTATTAGCACGTCTATTTTTAAGACCCAGCAACTTACTTATTCTCGATGAACCAACTAACGATCTAGATATAGAAACTTTAGAATTATTAGAAGAAGTCGTTGCAAATTATGCAGGAACCGTTATTTTAGTAAGCCATGATCGCGATTTTGTTAATAATTGTGTAAATAGTTGTCTTTACTTTGATGGCAGTGGTGAAATAACAAATATTGTTGGCGGTTATGATGATGTTGATAGTTATTTAGCATACAAAGCTGAACAACGTAAGCAGTTAGCTGAAGGTATAAAAGCCCCCGTTAATTCAGTGAATGAGAGTAAAACCGCAGTTAATGTGCCGACTAAAAAAAAATTATCGTTCAAAGATAATCGTGAATTAGAAGCGCTACCTGGGCAGGTCGATGAACTTGAAGCATTAATAAATTCATTGCAAGAAAAAGTCAACGACGCTAACTTTTTTGCTCAAGATAGCGATAAAACAAAAAATATATTGAACCAGCTTGAAGAAAGTGAGTCAAAACTCGAAATCGCTTTCGCAAGATGGCAAGAGCTAGATGAATTATAACAAGAAATGAGAGTTAAGTAGTATATGAACAAATTTGTAAAATCTGTATTAGTTTTAGGAATTAGCAGTGCGTTAAGTTTATCAATGGCACAGGCAGCTAAATATGAAGTTATCGATAAAGGTGGCATTGATATAGTTAAATATAGTTATGCTCAGCAAGAAAACAACCAAAATCAAATGGCTATTTCTGGCTCAGATATTTATAATTTTCCAGTTCAATTTCAGTATTTTGATACTAATGATTTTGATAGTATTGTTAGATTTGCCAATTTACAATATGAAGATGTTGATGGCTTAGTCGATATAGAAAACGAAAACGACTTAAGGTTAGGCAATCCAACCGCTAATGATTTAGCTTGGGCTGTCCTGTATTTGACTAGTCAAAACAGCAGCAGCTCAGCTAGGTTTTATCAAAAAATTGGTAATATATTGGCTATGCGTAACTTAACGGGTAAAGCAGGTGATACTGAAAGCTTTGCTGTATTTGACCAATACTTCCCAGATACCACAACATTGACGCGTTCAACGGTTGATTATGTAAACGGTATTACTAATGATGGCTGGATTTATGGTAACGGCTCAGCTCCATATACTGCATTGCCATTTACGGGCACTGATAATAACCCTGTTGTGTATTGGGTTCGTGATTTTACCTCAAGAGCCTTTTATTCTCCTGATGCAGGCAATACCATTATTGAATTAAAGCCACCGACTGAAGGTGACGATGTTGCTGAAAATCTTCGCTTAGGCGGTGATTCTGCTATTTTAGACATGAGTGAATCTTTATTTGCTGTAGGTTATGCCAGTACGAGTATCGATCAAGAAGCGCTTGATTTTATTTTTGATGAAACGGGTGGCTGTGCAGACCCTGCTATTTTAGCAAATGCTCCGTTCGAAATTTGTATTCAAAATGCAGTGTCGAGTATGTATAACACTGAAGCAATAAAATGGACGCTAAGTTTGGAAGGCGTAACAAAGACCGAGACTTTAGGGCATTTAGTTACGCCAAATGTTGATGATAGAAGAGAATTTCTTAACTACGCACAGGCTATTAATAATGATGGAGTTGCTGTTGGATTTGCTCATGGTTGGGTGGATGAAAACGAAACAGCACCAAGCAGAAATGAACGTCGAAATTTATATGCGGTAGTTTATAAAAATGGTCAAGTTAAAGACTTTACAGATGATCATAGTAAGTTTTTTGATTCACGTACTTACGGTATTAATAATGCTGGTATTGCTATCGGCCACACTAAAACTGTGGTAAATGGTAATACGCGTACAAAATTCTTTCATGTAGATACCAATGATTTTGATAGTGGTATGCAAATGATAAGACCTGATGACTTTTTCAAGGGCTCATCTAGTACTGCACGGGCTATTAACGAAAATGGTATTATTGTTGGTGAAGGTGAAGTTGAAACACATAACGATCAGCAGTCTCCTCGTCGTAGACATGCTTTTATGTATGAGATTGCTAGTAAGACTTTTACCGATCTCAATGATTTTTTAGCTTGTGACTCACAGTACACGATTATTGAAGCGCGTGACATTAACGATAAAAATGAAATATCTGCTTCAGCTCTTATTAAAGCACCTCGCCGTGATGCAAAAGGTGAATTGATGTTTGATTTAGATACTGGTGAGCAGCTTGTCGAAGATGTTGTTCGTGCTGTCACATTGAGGCCGTTAGCGGGTGAGATAGATGACTGTTCAGCGGTTGA from Colwellia sp. PAMC 20917 includes these protein-coding regions:
- the uup gene encoding ATP-binding cassette ATPase Uup, translating into MELIRIAQGELAFGEDSILDKTDLTVKTGERVCLVGKNGAGKSSLMKVLMGKQNLDDGQILMSSNIKLAMLEQDPPESSEMSVFDYVAQGVAENAELIKQYHHIIHIIGEDPSEKNLNKLSNVQQQLDQANAWQDEQRIDKVLTTLALEADKMICDLSGGWLRKLALAKALVSEPDVLLLDEPTNHLDISSVLWLEQFLKDFKGTIIFISHDRAFIRGLATRILDLDRGQLVSYPGNYDLYIEQKAHDLEVESTQNALFDKRLAEEEVWIRQGVKARRTRNEGRVRSLEKLRVERQERREVKKQGDINISTGDRSGKLVFECENLHMAFGDKTIFNGLDLLITRGDRLALIGANGTGKSTLIKLIMEQQQPSSGKMRVGVNLDVAYFDQHRDALDLSMTVQDTVAEGKQEVTVNGVTRHVLGYLQDFLFSPKRARTPVRALSGGEKNRLLLARLFLRPSNLLILDEPTNDLDIETLELLEEVVANYAGTVILVSHDRDFVNNCVNSCLYFDGSGEITNIVGGYDDVDSYLAYKAEQRKQLAEGIKAPVNSVNESKTAVNVPTKKKLSFKDNRELEALPGQVDELEALINSLQEKVNDANFFAQDSDKTKNILNQLEESESKLEIAFARWQELDEL
- a CDS encoding DUF3466 family protein, whose translation is MNKFVKSVLVLGISSALSLSMAQAAKYEVIDKGGIDIVKYSYAQQENNQNQMAISGSDIYNFPVQFQYFDTNDFDSIVRFANLQYEDVDGLVDIENENDLRLGNPTANDLAWAVLYLTSQNSSSSARFYQKIGNILAMRNLTGKAGDTESFAVFDQYFPDTTTLTRSTVDYVNGITNDGWIYGNGSAPYTALPFTGTDNNPVVYWVRDFTSRAFYSPDAGNTIIELKPPTEGDDVAENLRLGGDSAILDMSESLFAVGYASTSIDQEALDFIFDETGGCADPAILANAPFEICIQNAVSSMYNTEAIKWTLSLEGVTKTETLGHLVTPNVDDRREFLNYAQAINNDGVAVGFAHGWVDENETAPSRNERRNLYAVVYKNGQVKDFTDDHSKFFDSRTYGINNAGIAIGHTKTVVNGNTRTKFFHVDTNDFDSGMQMIRPDDFFKGSSSTARAINENGIIVGEGEVETHNDQQSPRRRHAFMYEIASKTFTDLNDFLACDSQYTIIEARDINDKNEISASALIKAPRRDAKGELMFDLDTGEQLVEDVVRAVTLRPLAGEIDDCSAVEKKIERQGAGLGFISLFALLTFGFTRRVLKKS